In the genome of Massilibacillus massiliensis, one region contains:
- a CDS encoding GntP family permease codes for MDLIIILISLIGLMYFAYRGYSIILIAPIFAVVAAIGSGYAAMPIYSELYMTKAAEYIKNYYPVFLLGAVFAKIMESGGLAAAVASKIVQTLGKERAILAVLLGCGALTYGGLSVFVVAFVMYPFSAILFKQAKIPKRLLPATLWMGILTYAMIAIPGTPQIQNIIPTAFFGTTTWAGIHTGLFATVLYFMIAWSWIRYRHKKLASHGEGYGNYVLNEPENIKEDLPHWSLAALPLILVVVMNLIVSNPFTWQWAYHWDSHSLENFSTLKLSLLAPSVDRVQAIWSINVALIMSSIVAAFIGRKRLKTQGGVLSPINVGAVSSTSAVLNVASGYAFGCVIATLPGFQIIKEMLLNLSVGDGPLLSAIITTNIMTGITGSASGGLTIALGMLGNEWLTWANSMQMSPEILHRIVCIASEGIDTVPHSGALVTLFAVCGLTHRDSYYDIFILTILKTAIAFICLAFYSITGLI; via the coding sequence ATGGATCTTATCATAATTTTAATTAGTTTAATTGGTTTAATGTATTTTGCTTATCGCGGGTATTCCATTATATTAATCGCCCCTATTTTTGCTGTGGTTGCGGCGATTGGCAGTGGTTATGCGGCGATGCCGATTTATAGTGAGCTTTATATGACAAAAGCTGCAGAGTATATTAAAAACTACTATCCGGTATTTCTATTGGGCGCAGTCTTTGCTAAGATCATGGAGTCTGGTGGACTCGCAGCGGCAGTTGCAAGCAAAATCGTACAAACGCTTGGCAAAGAAAGGGCTATTTTAGCAGTGCTTTTAGGTTGTGGGGCTTTAACCTATGGAGGTTTAAGTGTATTTGTAGTTGCTTTTGTCATGTACCCGTTCTCAGCTATTTTATTTAAACAAGCAAAAATTCCCAAACGATTACTCCCGGCAACTTTATGGATGGGGATACTCACCTATGCGATGATTGCAATTCCGGGAACTCCGCAAATTCAAAATATTATTCCCACCGCTTTTTTTGGTACAACGACTTGGGCGGGAATTCATACGGGACTTTTTGCCACAGTATTGTATTTTATGATAGCTTGGAGTTGGATTCGTTATCGGCATAAAAAATTGGCAAGCCACGGAGAAGGGTATGGCAATTATGTTTTAAATGAACCAGAGAATATAAAAGAAGATTTGCCTCATTGGAGCCTGGCGGCCTTACCACTTATCCTCGTTGTGGTGATGAACTTAATTGTCAGTAATCCTTTTACTTGGCAATGGGCGTATCATTGGGATAGCCATAGCTTAGAAAATTTTTCAACGCTCAAATTGTCGCTTTTAGCCCCTAGTGTCGACCGTGTACAAGCGATTTGGTCAATTAATGTTGCGCTTATTATGAGCAGTATTGTTGCAGCATTTATTGGACGAAAACGTTTAAAAACACAAGGTGGCGTGCTTTCTCCAATCAATGTGGGAGCAGTATCATCTACTTCGGCAGTTTTAAATGTAGCCTCTGGTTATGCTTTTGGCTGTGTTATCGCTACTTTACCAGGTTTTCAAATCATCAAAGAAATGCTGCTCAATTTAAGTGTTGGTGACGGACCGTTACTTTCCGCAATCATTACAACCAATATTATGACGGGGATTACTGGATCGGCATCAGGCGGCTTAACCATAGCTTTAGGGATGCTCGGTAATGAATGGCTTACTTGGGCAAATAGCATGCAGATGTCACCGGAAATTCTACATCGAATTGTTTGTATTGCTTCAGAAGGAATTGATACAGTACCGCATTCAGGTGCATTGGTTACACTTTTTGCTGTTTGTGGTTTAACCCATAGAGATTCTTATTATGATATTTTTATCTTAACGATATTAAAAACGGCAATCGCCTTTATTTGTTTGGCTTTTTATAGTATAACCGGGCTAATTTGA
- a CDS encoding ABC transporter ATP-binding protein/permease, producing MNQSFCKAVWSLFKGYWNSDEKWKARGLLGTVILLNFAAVYIVVLINQWYNTFYNALQNYDQNAFWSLNGEFAVLAFIYIAIVVYARYLQQMLQIKWRKWMTKRYLDEWLKNQTYYRMQILEDKTDNPDQRISEDINQFVSLTLTLTLGFLKQTAMLGAFIVILWNLSGVISLPFGNYQVTIYGYMVWFSILYAGVGTYLTAKIGNPLVRLNYDQQRYEADFRFHMIRLRENSESIAFYGGETLEKIKFLDRFRHVFKNYWSLMKYEKRLTWFTSGYGQLAIIFPILLAAPRYFGGAIQLGGLIQTSSAFGKVQDALSFFVDSYTSIAQWQAVVKRLLGFVKHMETVENLAIETTIAQANVDCLAVQNLTVALPGGQALLQNVNLQIAGGEKLLITGASGAGKSTLLRTISGIWPFGNGSIVVPQGQKRLFLPQRPYLPLGSLKEVLLYPSEMSDLAHAQVEEVMRQCQLAEFISSLESIEDWSKILSLGEQQRIAFARVLLIKPQWVFLDEATSALDEPTEKIMYELLLKHLPNTSVISIGHRNTLVKYHQKRLHLIGNGGWVIE from the coding sequence ATGAATCAAAGTTTTTGTAAGGCAGTTTGGAGCCTATTTAAAGGGTATTGGAATTCAGATGAAAAGTGGAAAGCAAGGGGACTTCTTGGTACAGTTATTCTATTGAATTTTGCAGCGGTATATATTGTGGTATTAATCAATCAATGGTATAACACATTCTATAATGCATTGCAAAATTATGATCAAAATGCATTTTGGTCTTTAAACGGGGAATTTGCAGTTCTGGCTTTTATTTATATCGCAATTGTAGTCTATGCAAGATATTTACAGCAAATGTTGCAAATTAAATGGCGGAAATGGATGACGAAGCGATATCTTGATGAATGGCTGAAGAATCAGACCTATTATAGGATGCAAATTTTAGAGGACAAAACAGATAATCCCGATCAACGAATTAGTGAAGATATCAACCAATTTGTTTCTTTGACGCTTACGTTAACGCTTGGCTTCCTAAAACAGACTGCGATGCTTGGGGCTTTTATCGTTATATTATGGAATTTATCTGGCGTTATTAGTCTTCCATTTGGTAATTATCAAGTAACAATCTATGGTTACATGGTTTGGTTTTCGATTCTATACGCAGGCGTAGGCACTTATTTAACAGCGAAAATCGGAAATCCATTAGTGCGATTGAATTATGACCAACAACGATATGAAGCAGATTTTCGGTTTCATATGATACGGCTAAGAGAAAATAGTGAAAGTATTGCTTTTTACGGTGGCGAAACGCTAGAGAAAATAAAATTTTTGGATCGATTCAGACATGTTTTTAAAAACTATTGGTCCTTAATGAAATACGAGAAACGTTTAACTTGGTTCACTTCGGGATATGGTCAATTGGCCATTATCTTCCCAATACTTTTGGCTGCACCTCGATATTTTGGTGGTGCGATTCAATTGGGTGGCTTGATTCAGACATCTAGTGCATTTGGAAAAGTACAAGATGCGTTGTCTTTCTTTGTGGATAGCTATACGTCTATTGCACAGTGGCAGGCTGTAGTAAAACGTTTGCTTGGCTTTGTGAAACATATGGAAACGGTGGAAAACCTGGCAATTGAGACAACAATTGCACAAGCCAATGTGGATTGTTTGGCTGTACAGAATTTAACAGTTGCATTACCTGGCGGTCAAGCATTATTGCAAAATGTGAATTTGCAAATTGCAGGTGGCGAAAAATTATTGATTACGGGTGCTTCCGGAGCCGGAAAGAGTACGCTTTTGCGGACAATTTCGGGTATTTGGCCATTTGGTAATGGAAGTATTGTCGTCCCGCAAGGACAGAAAAGATTGTTTTTACCGCAGCGACCTTATTTACCTTTAGGAAGTTTGAAGGAGGTACTTTTATATCCGAGTGAAATGTCAGATCTTGCGCATGCACAGGTTGAGGAAGTAATGCGGCAATGTCAGTTAGCAGAATTTATCTCTAGCTTAGAAAGTATAGAAGACTGGTCAAAAATTTTATCTCTTGGTGAACAGCAGAGGATTGCTTTTGCCAGAGTGCTGTTAATAAAACCTCAGTGGGTATTTTTAGACGAAGCAACTTCAGCGTTGGATGAACCTACGGAAAAAATTATGTATGAATTATTACTAAAGCATTTACCGAATACTTCGGTCATTAGTATCGGACACAGAAACACGCTTGTAAAATACCATCAAAAGAGATTGCATTTAATTGGCAATGGTGGTTGGGTCATAGAATAG
- a CDS encoding Gfo/Idh/MocA family protein, whose protein sequence is MMNKIKIGIAGLGRLGKEHAKNLAFKIPNATLTAACSIVPAELDYAKKELGVEKVYTDFREMLRDADIEAVAIVTTSDQHCWQIEAALDAGKHVFSDKPLGITVAECKMAEKAVERHPELTFFLGFMRRFDPSYAYAKEKIKQGAIGKPYMVKATGIDPEALVQGAIKFAATSGGIFIDMAIHDIDLIRWFLDSDPIEVHSAGATFKHKEFQTVGDDETGVAMYKCENGSLAFIHVGRTAPHGYHVETEIIGTEGSLRISSVPEKNLCMIYNEHGAVTECVSGFPERFAEAYRLEIQNFIDCIQKKEQPDVTVYDGTKSTQIAFRTTEAYKTGKTLSIVY, encoded by the coding sequence ATGATGAACAAAATTAAAATCGGCATCGCAGGATTGGGTAGATTAGGGAAAGAACATGCGAAAAATCTTGCGTTTAAAATTCCAAACGCGACACTTACAGCCGCTTGCTCTATCGTTCCCGCCGAATTAGACTATGCAAAAAAAGAACTGGGTGTGGAAAAAGTCTACACCGATTTTCGTGAAATGCTGCGCGATGCTGATATTGAAGCCGTTGCCATTGTGACAACGAGTGATCAACATTGCTGGCAAATAGAAGCCGCCTTAGATGCTGGAAAACACGTCTTTAGTGATAAACCGCTCGGTATAACCGTCGCAGAATGTAAAATGGCGGAAAAAGCAGTAGAGCGTCATCCTGAACTTACCTTTTTCCTCGGATTTATGCGAAGATTTGATCCTTCCTATGCCTATGCCAAAGAAAAAATCAAGCAAGGGGCTATCGGCAAACCTTATATGGTAAAAGCTACAGGTATAGACCCTGAAGCTTTAGTACAAGGTGCTATTAAATTTGCGGCAACCTCTGGCGGTATATTCATCGATATGGCAATTCACGATATAGATCTCATTCGCTGGTTCCTAGATTCTGATCCAATAGAAGTCCACTCTGCCGGCGCCACTTTCAAGCATAAAGAATTCCAAACTGTCGGTGATGATGAAACCGGGGTTGCTATGTATAAATGCGAGAATGGGTCTCTTGCCTTCATCCATGTAGGACGAACCGCACCGCATGGATACCATGTTGAAACAGAAATTATCGGTACGGAAGGCAGCCTGCGTATCAGTTCCGTTCCTGAAAAAAATCTCTGTATGATCTATAATGAGCATGGCGCTGTAACCGAATGCGTAAGCGGATTTCCTGAAAGATTTGCTGAAGCATATCGTCTTGAAATACAAAACTTCATCGATTGTATACAGAAAAAAGAGCAGCCGGATGTCACCGTATATGACGGAACAAAATCAACACAAATCGCTTTTAGAACCACAGAAGCTTATAAAACAGGCAAAACACTCTCTATCGTTTATTAA
- a CDS encoding sugar porter family MFS transporter, producing the protein MESKSPNKNLSLIILISTFGGLLFGYDTGVVNGALPYMSMPDQLNLNAYTQGLVVAILQLGAAIGAITIGKITDIYGRQKTLILLSLLFFISTIACALSPNVPVMVISRFMLGLAVGGASVNVPTYLAEIAPFQRRGKVVTKNELMIVSGQLLAFSCNAFIGITWGENEGIWRYMLALAALPAIVLGIGMLKMPESPRWLISKNRITEGIAVLEKIRPPKEVKSEVAQIQKSIEKCAAVSQMTVKDLGISWVRSLVGLGVGMALINQFTGINSIMYYGTEILKTSGLSTESALIGNIANGLISLIAMCCGIRMMDRVGRRPMIITGLIGVTVTLSLIGIASNLLQHLTYFPYIILGLIVIYLAFFQGLIGPVNWLIISEIFPLRLRGLGMGIAVCVLWIANFCVGLTFPILLESIGLSNTFFTFAFMSILSIWFVVKYLPETKGHTLEELEDFFMHTYGKKSIKSIQQRGEFL; encoded by the coding sequence ATGGAAAGTAAAAGTCCAAATAAAAATCTATCACTTATCATACTTATTTCTACCTTTGGCGGTTTATTGTTTGGTTATGATACCGGTGTAGTAAATGGAGCTTTACCTTACATGTCAATGCCCGATCAATTAAATTTAAACGCCTATACGCAAGGTCTGGTCGTCGCTATATTGCAATTAGGTGCCGCAATAGGCGCAATCACGATTGGAAAAATCACAGACATCTACGGCAGGCAAAAAACCTTAATTTTACTTTCATTGCTATTTTTCATTTCAACAATTGCTTGTGCGTTATCTCCTAATGTTCCAGTTATGGTAATTTCCCGATTCATGCTTGGCTTGGCAGTCGGTGGTGCCTCTGTCAATGTCCCAACATACTTAGCCGAAATCGCTCCGTTTCAGCGTCGCGGTAAGGTTGTAACAAAAAATGAATTGATGATTGTTTCAGGGCAGCTTTTAGCATTCTCCTGCAATGCTTTCATCGGTATTACATGGGGTGAAAACGAAGGTATTTGGCGTTATATGCTCGCTTTAGCCGCTCTTCCGGCAATCGTTTTAGGCATCGGTATGCTGAAAATGCCGGAAAGCCCAAGATGGCTAATTAGTAAAAATCGTATTACAGAAGGGATTGCCGTCTTAGAAAAAATCCGCCCGCCCAAAGAAGTTAAATCCGAAGTAGCGCAAATACAAAAAAGTATAGAAAAGTGTGCCGCAGTCTCACAAATGACAGTCAAAGATCTGGGCATATCTTGGGTCAGATCTTTGGTCGGACTAGGCGTGGGCATGGCCTTAATCAATCAATTTACAGGCATAAATTCTATTATGTATTACGGCACAGAGATTCTTAAGACCTCTGGCTTAAGCACAGAATCCGCCTTAATCGGTAATATCGCCAATGGTCTGATTTCCCTAATTGCCATGTGCTGCGGTATTCGCATGATGGATCGTGTCGGACGGCGGCCGATGATCATCACCGGGCTAATCGGTGTGACAGTAACACTTTCGTTGATCGGGATTGCTTCCAACCTTCTGCAGCATCTCACGTATTTCCCTTATATTATTTTAGGATTAATCGTAATTTATCTTGCCTTTTTCCAGGGTCTGATCGGACCGGTAAACTGGTTAATCATTTCAGAGATTTTTCCATTACGACTACGTGGCTTGGGTATGGGAATTGCCGTTTGCGTATTATGGATTGCAAATTTCTGTGTAGGTTTGACTTTTCCGATTTTGCTTGAATCGATCGGATTATCCAATACATTTTTCACCTTTGCATTCATGAGCATTTTATCTATATGGTTCGTTGTGAAATATCTACCAGAGACCAAAGGACACACTCTTGAAGAACTCGAAGACTTCTTTATGCATACTTATGGAAAAAAATCCATAAAATCAATACAACAACGAGGAGAATTTTTATGA
- a CDS encoding AraC family transcriptional regulator, with product MQKEEKGVIGKEGIYFYSASVFAREHLFYILWGAAYRLDAPYRVKRSYMDAYMLQFVTSGEVHFELRGQHFVAKENEFVLFDCHEPNHYWAEIPATVKWFHFNGNAIKPLLEYIYEMNGNGHFSNRKALKIDKYVNEILESIKKEDENEMVLSKNLYNILCEAAAPTLERFSVSARNKIAIDAAIHFMQENFQRQIMICDVAEHVNFSLFYFTRLFKKAMLISPHLYLLNIRLAHAKKLLCETSDSVESIAGKSGFQSASYFIRAFKKAVNLTPNNFRSIFSDL from the coding sequence ATGCAAAAAGAGGAAAAGGGCGTAATTGGGAAAGAGGGGATATATTTTTACTCTGCGAGTGTATTTGCAAGAGAACATCTTTTTTATATTTTGTGGGGTGCTGCGTATCGCTTGGATGCGCCTTATCGTGTGAAACGAAGCTATATGGATGCCTATATGCTGCAGTTTGTTACGAGCGGTGAAGTACATTTTGAATTGCGTGGACAACATTTTGTGGCAAAAGAAAATGAATTTGTTCTTTTTGATTGTCATGAACCCAATCATTATTGGGCGGAGATTCCTGCAACTGTAAAATGGTTTCATTTTAATGGGAATGCAATCAAGCCACTTTTGGAATATATTTATGAAATGAATGGAAATGGTCATTTCTCAAATCGTAAAGCGCTTAAGATCGATAAGTATGTAAATGAAATTTTAGAAAGCATAAAAAAAGAAGATGAAAATGAAATGGTTCTTTCAAAAAATTTGTACAATATTTTATGTGAAGCAGCGGCACCGACGCTGGAAAGATTCTCAGTTTCAGCAAGAAATAAGATTGCAATTGATGCGGCTATTCATTTTATGCAAGAAAATTTTCAGCGGCAAATCATGATTTGTGATGTTGCAGAACACGTAAATTTTAGTCTGTTTTATTTTACTAGATTATTCAAAAAGGCAATGCTTATATCTCCGCATTTATATTTGCTCAACATACGTTTGGCGCATGCGAAAAAACTTTTATGCGAGACCTCGGACAGCGTTGAAAGTATTGCTGGGAAAAGCGGCTTCCAAAGTGCATCCTACTTTATTCGTGCCTTTAAAAAAGCTGTAAATTTGACCCCTAATAATTTTCGTAGCATTTTCTCTGATTTATAG
- a CDS encoding ClbS/DfsB family four-helix bundle protein: MQTYSSKAELITAVKTAYMLFDKEFDGVSEAQKALRFQGVDKTPQEMLAYQLGWLNLVMGWEDDELNGREVVTPSLGYKWNQLGQLYQSFYTAYRDYTLQALRSALKKSVDAWCAWIEQLSDEELFIAGTRKWTVTSANWPMWKWIHINSAAPFKNFRPKIRKWKKLVFEKTLNS, translated from the coding sequence ATGCAAACGTATAGCAGCAAAGCAGAGTTAATTACAGCAGTCAAGACGGCATATATGCTTTTTGATAAAGAATTTGATGGAGTTTCTGAAGCGCAGAAGGCGTTGCGTTTTCAGGGGGTGGATAAGACGCCGCAAGAAATGCTCGCCTATCAGCTGGGTTGGCTGAACCTCGTGATGGGGTGGGAAGACGATGAGTTGAACGGAAGAGAAGTTGTTACGCCATCTCTGGGGTATAAGTGGAATCAGTTAGGTCAGCTTTATCAATCTTTTTATACGGCGTATCGCGATTATACATTACAGGCATTACGCAGTGCGTTAAAAAAAAGTGTTGACGCATGGTGTGCGTGGATAGAACAGTTAAGTGATGAGGAATTGTTTATAGCTGGCACGCGCAAATGGACGGTTACAAGTGCGAACTGGCCAATGTGGAAGTGGATTCATATAAATTCTGCTGCACCATTTAAAAATTTTCGTCCTAAAATTAGAAAATGGAAGAAGCTTGTTTTTGAGAAGACGTTAAATTCGTAA
- a CDS encoding pyridoxamine 5'-phosphate oxidase family protein, translating to MSGEEVKRVLADAEFGTLACISENGYPYAVPLNFIYENEGIYFHSAHKGHKINNIKQNRKVSFSAVSYVQLLPDKFDTEYDSVIVFGLVEEVTEDFEKKEALKGLIKKYSDGFLEKGMAYIDKSMHTAAVYKIQIEHMTGKRGR from the coding sequence ATGTCTGGAGAAGAGGTAAAACGCGTTTTAGCAGATGCCGAATTTGGCACACTTGCTTGTATCAGTGAAAATGGATATCCATATGCGGTGCCATTAAATTTCATTTATGAAAACGAGGGTATTTATTTTCATTCAGCGCATAAAGGACACAAGATAAATAACATTAAGCAGAATAGAAAAGTCAGTTTTTCCGCAGTAAGTTATGTTCAACTTTTACCTGATAAATTTGATACTGAATACGATAGTGTTATTGTATTTGGGTTGGTGGAAGAAGTTACGGAAGACTTTGAAAAGAAGGAAGCTTTGAAGGGGTTAATAAAGAAGTATTCGGATGGATTTTTGGAAAAAGGGATGGCGTATATTGATAAAAGCATGCATACAGCTGCTGTTTATAAGATACAAATCGAGCATATGACAGGAAAACGGGGAAGATAG
- a CDS encoding YnfA family protein, which translates to MEFLKSIGYFILAGLFEIGGGYLIWLWMREGKSVYYAMVGAVILVLYGIIPTLQPANFGRVYAAYGGIFIVLSILWGWGVDKVMPDRFDMIGGIISLVGVLIIMYWPR; encoded by the coding sequence ATGGAATTTTTAAAATCTATCGGTTATTTTATTCTTGCTGGTCTGTTTGAAATCGGCGGAGGTTATTTAATTTGGTTATGGATGCGTGAAGGAAAAAGTGTGTATTATGCGATGGTTGGTGCGGTGATTTTAGTGTTATATGGAATCATACCGACTTTACAGCCTGCAAACTTTGGCCGCGTATATGCTGCATATGGTGGAATCTTTATTGTTTTATCCATTTTATGGGGGTGGGGTGTGGACAAAGTTATGCCCGATCGCTTCGATATGATAGGTGGAATCATATCCTTGGTAGGGGTTCTCATCATCATGTATTGGCCTAGATAA
- a CDS encoding mechanosensitive ion channel family protein: MMQLDIQVPTQVYDFMMHISEQISIYDLIVGMTIFFVFWIFKNLFTNYIFHFFLKLFCGDEENQVSFLVVLHNPMKNLIVFTGIYLALQNCLPITFDLLLVKFFRTGIIILFSNALYGLIGYYAENYMEIKWISCYEMDKILVPFLSKIAKVIVLSLAFVAVASTWGYDVNGFIAGLGLGGLAFALAAKDLLANIFSGIVIIIDKPFSIGDWVKTSEIEGTIEDINFRSTKIRTFDQALVTVPNANLVNSPIINYTNRSVRRITFRLKVRYDTPGRNLKECVKNIEKFLYMHPQVDKKTIFVKFDSFGECGLELFLYFFTNTIVWEEYLEIKQEINFKIMDIIQNAGISFALPSTSIYIEKSSGKLKNEKESASW; this comes from the coding sequence ATGATGCAGTTAGATATACAAGTCCCTACGCAAGTTTATGACTTTATGATGCATATTTCAGAGCAGATTTCTATATATGATTTAATTGTAGGGATGACGATATTCTTTGTTTTTTGGATATTTAAAAACTTATTTACAAATTATATTTTTCACTTCTTTCTAAAACTTTTTTGCGGGGATGAGGAGAATCAGGTTTCTTTTTTAGTTGTTTTGCATAACCCCATGAAAAATTTGATTGTTTTTACTGGCATCTATTTAGCTTTACAAAATTGTTTGCCGATTACATTTGATCTTTTACTTGTTAAGTTTTTTAGAACAGGGATCATTATTTTATTTTCAAATGCGTTATATGGCTTGATTGGGTATTATGCGGAAAATTATATGGAAATAAAATGGATTTCATGTTATGAAATGGATAAGATTCTGGTCCCTTTTCTTTCAAAAATAGCAAAGGTTATTGTGTTATCATTGGCTTTTGTCGCGGTGGCCAGTACTTGGGGATATGATGTAAATGGATTTATTGCAGGTTTAGGATTAGGTGGATTGGCGTTTGCTTTAGCGGCAAAGGATTTGCTTGCTAATATTTTTTCTGGGATTGTTATCATAATAGATAAGCCCTTTAGTATCGGAGATTGGGTAAAAACAAGTGAAATTGAAGGTACGATTGAAGATATTAATTTTAGAAGTACGAAGATAAGAACTTTTGATCAAGCTTTGGTTACGGTGCCAAATGCGAATTTGGTCAATTCACCTATTATTAACTATACGAATCGGTCGGTACGCAGAATTACGTTTCGACTAAAGGTGCGCTATGATACACCTGGGCGCAATTTAAAAGAGTGTGTGAAAAATATAGAAAAGTTTCTTTATATGCATCCACAGGTTGATAAAAAAACGATTTTTGTCAAGTTTGATTCTTTTGGAGAGTGTGGTCTGGAATTATTTTTGTATTTTTTTACGAATACGATTGTATGGGAAGAGTATTTAGAAATTAAGCAGGAAATTAATTTTAAAATTATGGATATTATACAGAATGCAGGGATTTCATTTGCTTTGCCTAGTACTAGCATTTATATTGAGAAATCCAGTGGGAAATTGAAGAATGAAAAGGAATCTGCATCCTGGTAA
- a CDS encoding multidrug effflux MFS transporter: MFKIEQKKDSVLLNPQNYLGVKGMIVFIAFMGMFIPLSIDLYLPAMPSMAQYFQTTSAMINLTLVAFFVFFAIGIIVFGPLSDKYGRKKILVIGLILYIGGSIACALALSIYQLIVFRVLQGLGAGNITSIATALVKDCFSGKMKSKILAIVQVMGVLAPMVAPIAGALILQIGGTWRDTFWVLAVTGVLNGFLVFLFQESLPKEKRYQGTLIGSLQRLLIVGKNPGFTFFLLIAAVLSAPYMAYVAMSSYIYENTFALSVQAYSYFFAANSAFAILGPIVYIRSIGRFSPRLFTQCCFGVAFISGLSLFFFGNHSPWLFLMTFLPFTLVEGAIRPLSTDILLEQQKEDIGAASSLINAVHTILGSVGMVLCSFAWNNMIDMLGIMIISSVVLAILLWIILMYSTMKVIGLK, encoded by the coding sequence ATGTTTAAGATCGAACAAAAAAAAGACAGCGTGTTATTGAACCCGCAAAATTATCTAGGTGTGAAGGGAATGATCGTGTTTATTGCTTTTATGGGAATGTTTATTCCCCTGTCAATTGACCTATATCTGCCTGCCATGCCTTCTATGGCACAATATTTTCAGACAACATCTGCCATGATTAATTTAACTTTAGTTGCATTTTTTGTTTTTTTTGCAATAGGGATTATTGTCTTTGGTCCGTTAAGTGACAAATATGGGCGGAAAAAGATCCTTGTAATTGGGCTGATTTTGTATATTGGAGGAAGTATTGCTTGCGCCTTGGCATTGTCGATCTATCAATTGATTGTATTTCGTGTGTTGCAAGGGTTGGGTGCTGGAAATATTACGTCTATTGCGACGGCCCTGGTAAAAGATTGTTTTTCAGGAAAGATGAAAAGTAAGATTCTCGCCATTGTGCAAGTAATGGGTGTGCTGGCTCCTATGGTAGCTCCTATTGCAGGCGCGCTGATCTTGCAGATTGGCGGAACTTGGCGTGACACTTTTTGGGTACTCGCCGTTACGGGGGTTTTAAACGGATTTCTCGTATTTTTATTCCAAGAAAGTTTGCCAAAAGAAAAACGCTATCAGGGAACGCTAATCGGTTCTTTACAACGTTTGTTGATTGTAGGAAAAAATCCAGGGTTTACGTTCTTTCTTTTGATTGCTGCTGTTTTGTCAGCGCCATATATGGCTTATGTTGCAATGTCTTCTTATATATACGAAAATACGTTTGCTTTGTCTGTTCAGGCTTACAGTTATTTTTTTGCGGCAAATTCAGCATTTGCTATTTTGGGACCAATTGTTTATATTCGTTCCATTGGACGATTTTCGCCGCGTTTGTTTACGCAATGTTGTTTTGGGGTAGCTTTTATTAGTGGTTTGAGCTTATTCTTTTTCGGAAATCATTCCCCCTGGCTTTTTTTAATGACATTTCTGCCGTTTACCTTGGTGGAAGGCGCTATTCGCCCACTTAGTACAGATATTCTGTTGGAACAGCAAAAAGAAGATATTGGGGCGGCTTCATCGCTTATCAATGCAGTGCATACTATTTTAGGGAGCGTTGGTATGGTGTTATGCTCTTTTGCCTGGAATAATATGATTGATATGCTCGGAATTATGATTATTTCATCAGTTGTATTGGCTATTTTATTGTGGATTATCTTGATGTATAGTACGATGAAGGTAATCGGGCTAAAATAG
- a CDS encoding DMT family transporter yields the protein MDWICLILAGIFEMTGVAMIHKLHKDHNLKAFLLLFTGFGLSFLFLSIAMKTLPMGTAYAVWTGIGASGGALLGMFVYGEPRNLPRIIAITVVLGSAIGLKLIG from the coding sequence ATGGATTGGATATGCCTGATACTGGCAGGAATTTTTGAAATGACCGGCGTTGCCATGATTCATAAACTTCATAAAGACCACAACTTAAAGGCATTTTTATTATTATTTACTGGCTTTGGACTAAGTTTTTTATTCTTATCCATTGCTATGAAAACACTGCCAATGGGAACAGCCTATGCTGTATGGACAGGAATTGGCGCTTCCGGTGGCGCCTTACTTGGCATGTTTGTCTATGGTGAACCTAGAAATTTGCCAAGAATTATCGCAATTACTGTTGTACTAGGCTCCGCAATTGGCTTGAAATTGATTGGATAA